A stretch of DNA from Methylobacterium sp. CB376:
TCGTCGTGGGCGTGGTAGTTCTTCGACCGCCGGACGGTCTTCTTCATCACCGGGTGGGTGAAGCGGCGCTCCACCTTGACCACGATGGTCTTGTCCTGCTTGTCGCTGACGACGACGCCCTGCAGCACGCGCTTCGGCATGGGCTTCTCTCCTTAGCCTTGCGCCGCCTGCAGCGTCTTGCGGCGCTGCAGGGTCCGGACGCGGGCGATGTCGCGGCGCACCTCGCGGATGCGCGCGACGTTCTCGAGCTGACCCGTCGCCCGCTGGAAGCGCAGGTTGAACTGCTCCTTCTTCAGGTTGACGAGCTCCTCGCCGAGCTGATCGGGCGACATCGCGCTCAGATCAGACAGTCGCTGGGACGACTTCATGGTTGGGCCTCCCTCAATCCGCGATGCGCTGGATGAAGCGCGTGCGGACCGGCAGCTTGGCGGCGCCGAGGCGCAGCGCCTCGCGGGCGATGTCCTCGGCGACGCCGTCGATCTCGAACATGACCCGGCCCGGGTGGACGCGGGCCGCCCAGTACTCGGGCGAGCCCTTGCCCGAGCCCATGCGGACCTCGGTCGGCTTCTGGGTCACGGGCACGTCCGGGAAGATCCGGATCCACACGCGGCCCTGGCGCTTCATCTCGCGGGTGATCGCGCGGCGGGCCGCCTCGATCTGGCGCGCGGTGACGCGCTCGGGCTCCAGGGCCTTGAGGCCGTAGGAGCCGAAGTTCAGGTCCGTCCCGCCCTTCGCGGTGCCGTGGATGCGGCCCTTGAACTGCTTGCGGAACTTCGTCTTCTTGGGTTGCAGCATGGCTGTCTCTCAAACTCCAGCGGGCGTGAGCCGATCAGGCCGCGTCGCGCCCGCCGCGATCGCCGCGGTCGCGATCCCGGTCGCCACGCTCACGATCACGGTCGCGACGCCCGCCCGAGCGGCCGCCCTCCTCCTGGGCCCGCTTGTCCTGGGCCATCGGGTCGTGCTCGAGGATCTCGCCCTTGAACACCCACACCTTGATCCCGCAGGTGCCGTAGGTGGTGAAGGCCGTCGCCGTGCCGTAATCGACGTCGGCGCGCAGGGTGTGCAGCGGCACCCGGCCCTCGCGGTACCATTCGAGCCGCGCGATCTCGGCCCCGCCGAGGCGGCCCGAGCAGTTGATGCGGATGCCCTCGGCGCCGAGGCGCATCGCCGATTGCACGGCGCGCTTCATGGCCCGCCGGAAGGCGACGCGGCGCTCGAGCTGCTGGGCGATCGAGTCGGCGACGAGCGTCGCGTCGATCTCGGGCTTGCGCACCTCGATGATGTTGATCGTCACGTCGGCCTTGGTCATCGTGCCGACGAGCTTGCGCAGCTTCTCGATGTCCGCGCCCTTCTTGCCGATCACCACGCCCGGGCGGCCCGAGTGGATGGTGACGCGGCACTTCCGGTGCGGGCGCTCGATCACGATCTTGGAGACCGCCGCCTGCTTGAGCTGCTTCATCAGCGCCTGGCGGATCGCGACGTCCTCGTGCATGAGGCGGGCATACTCGCCCTTGTTCGCGTACCAGCGCGAGTCCCAGGTCCGGTTGATGCCGAGCCGGAGACCGATCGGATTGACTTTCTGTCCCATCAGTTCCTCCTCAGGCGGCCTCGGCCCGGACCTCACGCACCACGATGGTGAGGTTCGCGAACGGCTTCAGGATGCGGGCCCCCCGGCCGCGGGCGCGGGCGTGGAATCGCTTGAGAACCAGCGCCTTGCCCACGTAGGCCTCCTTGACCACGAGGTCGTCGACGTCGAGGTCGTGGTTGTTCTCGGCGTTGGCGATCGCGCTCTCGAGGCACTTCCGGACCTCGACCGCGATGCGCTTGCGCGAGAACTGCAGGTCGGCGAGCGCGTTCGCCACCTTCTTGCCCCGGATCAGCTGCGCGACGAGGTTGAGCTTCTGCGGGCTGACGCGCAGCATGCGCGCGACGGCCTTCGCCTCGTTCTCGGGGAGCGCGCGGGGTGCTGCTGCCTTGCCCATCTTAGCG
This window harbors:
- the rpsQ gene encoding 30S ribosomal protein S17, giving the protein MPKRVLQGVVVSDKQDKTIVVKVERRFTHPVMKKTVRRSKNYHAHDENNAAKVGQTVFIEESRPFSKLKTWRLVEGEARDVAATEA
- the rpmC gene encoding 50S ribosomal protein L29 gives rise to the protein MKSSQRLSDLSAMSPDQLGEELVNLKKEQFNLRFQRATGQLENVARIREVRRDIARVRTLQRRKTLQAAQG
- the rplP gene encoding 50S ribosomal protein L16, which codes for MLQPKKTKFRKQFKGRIHGTAKGGTDLNFGSYGLKALEPERVTARQIEAARRAITREMKRQGRVWIRIFPDVPVTQKPTEVRMGSGKGSPEYWAARVHPGRVMFEIDGVAEDIAREALRLGAAKLPVRTRFIQRIAD
- the rpsC gene encoding 30S ribosomal protein S3, giving the protein MGQKVNPIGLRLGINRTWDSRWYANKGEYARLMHEDVAIRQALMKQLKQAAVSKIVIERPHRKCRVTIHSGRPGVVIGKKGADIEKLRKLVGTMTKADVTINIIEVRKPEIDATLVADSIAQQLERRVAFRRAMKRAVQSAMRLGAEGIRINCSGRLGGAEIARLEWYREGRVPLHTLRADVDYGTATAFTTYGTCGIKVWVFKGEILEHDPMAQDKRAQEEGGRSGGRRDRDRERGDRDRDRGDRGGRDAA
- the rplV gene encoding 50S ribosomal protein L22; its protein translation is MGKAAAPRALPENEAKAVARMLRVSPQKLNLVAQLIRGKKVANALADLQFSRKRIAVEVRKCLESAIANAENNHDLDVDDLVVKEAYVGKALVLKRFHARARGRGARILKPFANLTIVVREVRAEAA